The Herminiimonas arsenitoxidans sequence TCCGCAAACACATTTGATCAAAAGCGGTACGCCGACTATGGGTGGCGTGCTGATCTTGCTGGCGATTGGTATCTCGACCTTGTTGTGGACCGATCTCAGCAATCGTTTCATCTGGGTGGTGTTGATCGTGACCTTGGGTTTTGGCGCGGTTGGTTGGGTCGATGATTATCGCAAGGTGGTCTACAAAGATCCTAAAGGCATGGCCTCCAAGGAAAAATATTTCTGGCAGTCGGTGATTGGTTTGTTCGCTGCGATCTATCTGGCTTTCTCGGTTTCTGCGCCTAGCAATTCACAATTTCTTGATTTGTTTATAGCGTGGGTGCAATCCGGTTTTAGTATGGATTTGCCACCTAAGGCCGATTTGATCGTCCCGTTTTTCAAAACCATCAGTTATCCGCTGGGTGTCTGGGGTTTTATCGCTTTGACTTACTTCGTCATCGTCGGCACCAGTAATGCTGTCAATTTGACCGACGGTTTGGATGGTTTGGCGATCATGCCGACGGTGATGGTGGGTACTGCGCTTGGTCTGTTTGCTTATCTGACCGGTAGCGCGAACTACGCTAAATATTTATTCATTCCACATATTCCAGGCGCTGGTGAGTTGATCATTTTCTGCGGCGCGATGGCGGGTGCAGGTTTGGCCTTCCTCTGGTTTAACGCACATCCGGCGCAAGTGTTCATGGGCGATGTTGGCGCGCTGGCATTGGGCGGTGCGCTCGGCACCATCGCAGTCATCGTGCGCCAGGAAGTCGTGCTCTTCATCATGGGCGGCATCTTCGTGGTCGAAACCCTGTCCGTCATGTTGCAGGTTGCTTATTTCAAATACACGAAGATGCGCACCGGGATCGGCAAGCGGGTCTTGTTGATGGCGCCTTTGCACCATCACTTTGAACAAAAAGGCTGGAAAGAAACGCAAGTTGTTGTGCGCTTCTGGATCATCACGATGATTCTGGTGTTGTTTGGTTTATCTACTTTGAAATTACGCTAATGAATTACGCAGGAAAACACGTTCTGGTTTTAGGGCTCGGGGAATCCGGGCTGGCGATGGCACAGTGGCTGGTCCGCTGTGGCGCATCGTTGCGTGTTGCCGATACGCGTGAACAACCGGATCGTTTGCCGCAATTGCGCGAGATCGCCGCAGATGCCGAATTCATCGGTGGTGCGTTTAATGCTGAATTGTTGGACGGCATCGACTTTGTCGCTGTCAGTCCAGGCTTGATGCCGTCGCGTGAGTTGGCCACCATCATCCCTGCTGCGCAAGAAAAAGAAATTCCGCTCTGGGGTGAAATTGAATTGTTCGCGCAGGCATTGGCTGCGTTGAAAGAAGAAAAAGATTACACGCCGAAAGTGATCGCGATCACCGGCACCAACGGCAAAACCACAGTTACCAGCTTGGTTGGTTTGTTATGCCAGCGCGCAGGCTTGACGGTGCAAGTGGCTGGCAACATCAGCCCGGCAGCGCTGGATCGTCTGCATCAAGTTGTCGCTGAGGATCAATTGCCGCAGGTGTGGGTATTGGAATTGTCCAGCTTCCAGTTGCATGCGACTTACAGCTTGCAGGCAGATGTCGCGGCTGTGTTGAACCTGACGCAAGATCATCTCGATTGGCATGGCGACATGACTTCCTACGCAGATGACAAGGAACGCATTTTTGGTAGCAACACGATACGCGTCTTGAATCGCGACGATGCGCTGGTGATGCAGATGGCAACACCGTTGGCGCGCGTCATTACTTTCGGCGCAGATGAAGCGGAACAGGCTGATTGCTTTGGCCTGGTTGATGAAAACGGTATGCGCTGGTTGTCCGTCGCGGTAGAGGAAGAAGAGCCGCAGAAAAAACGTCGCAAGAAAGATAACGTTGAGCTGGCCATTTCAACCAACAAGTTGATGCCGGTCGATGCACTCAAGATCCGTGGTCAGCACAATGCGATCAATGCCTTGTCGGCGCTGGCCTTGTGCCGTGCGATTGGTTTGCCATTTGCACAGTTGCTGCATGGCTTGCGCGATTATCACGGTGAGCCGCATCGCGTTGAACACGTGATGACTATCGGTGGTGTGGATTATTACGATGACAGCAAAGGTACCAACGTCGGTGCCACGGTTGCTGCATTGAATGGTTTAGGCGTAAGCCAGGATGGCGCTTCCAAACATCTAGTCTTGATTGCCGGCGGCGATGGCAAAGGTCAGGATTTTTCGCCGCTGTCTGATCCGATTGCCAAGTATGCACGTGCAGTATTGTTGATCGGTAAAGACGCCGACAGCATACGTGCAGCGGTAGAAGCGACAGGCGTTGATTTGATCAATTGCGCAACGCTGGAAGAAGCGACGCAAAAAGCCGCAGAACTGGCGAAGTCGGGTGATGCAGTCTTGTTGTCGCCAGCGTGTGCCAGCCTGGATATGTTCAAGAACTATGCGCACCGCGCGCAAGTATTTGTCGATACCGTACGTGAAATCGGTTTGTCGCGTGGTGAGGTAGCGGCATGAAATTCGCCTTCCCATCATTCTCCGGCGCATCGGCTAAAAAGGCCGTGAACAGTCTCGACCAGCGTTCGAAGATGATGGCGTACGACCAACCTTTGGTATGGGTCGTATTGTTGCTGATGCTGTTCGGCATGGTGATGGTGTATTCGGCCTCGATCTCTTTACCTGATTCGCCTAAGTATGCGCGTTACGACAATGCGCACTTCTTGACGCGTCAGGCGATGTTCATCAGTGTGTCGCTGATCGCTGGTTTGCTGACATTCCGCGTGCGGATAGAAACCTGGCAAAAACTCGCACCGTATCTGTTCGTCGCGACGCTGATTCTGCTGGTGCTGGTTTTGGTTCCTGGTGTTGGTAAAGGCGTCAACGGCGCACGTCGCTGGTTGTCGTTCAAGGTCTTTAACTTGCAGCCATCCGAGTTGATGAAGTTGTTCGTCGTCTTGTACGCAGCGGATTACACCGTACGCAAACAGCAAGTGATGCACAAGTTGACCAAAGGCTTTATGCCGATGACGCTGGCGATCGGTTTTGTCGGTTTGCTGCTGTTGCTGGAGCCTGATCTCGGCGCATTCGGCGTGATCGTGTGTATCGCGATGGGTATTCTGTTTTTGGGTGGCATCAACGGCATCTGGTTCGGCGGTATCGGTGCGACGCTGGTCGGTATTTTCAGTATGGTGATTTTGCTGTCGCCATGGCGACGTGAGCGGATTTTTGCTTATTTGAATCCATGGCAAGAAGAGAACGCATTGGGTAAGGCGTATCAGTTGTCGCATTCACTGATCGCATTCGGACGTGGCGAATTATTCGGCGTCGGTTTGGGCGGCAGTGTAGAAAAGCTGCACTACTTGCCGGAAGCACATACCGACTTTTTGCTGGCGGTCATTGGTGAAGAACTTGGATTCGTAGGTGTATTGGTCGTCGTCATGGCGTTCTACTGGATCATCAAGCGCGCATTTGAAATCGGCCGTCAGGCGATAGCGATTGATTTGACCTTTGCCGGTTTGACGGCCAAAGGCATCGGCATCTGGATAGGCGTGCAGGCCTTTATCAATATGGGTGTGAACCTCGGTTTGTTGCCGACCAAAGGTTTGACTTTGCCTTTGATGAGTTATGGCGGTTCGGGTGTGCTGATCAACTGTATCGGTCTGGCGATTTTGCTGCGTATTGATTACGAGAACAGAGTTCTCATGCGCGGAGGCCGGATATGAAAAAGCTGTTAATCATGGCGGCTGGAACGGGCGGACATATTTTCCCTGGTCTCGCCATTGCTGAAACGATGAAAGCGCGCGGCTGGCAAGTCACGTGGTTGGGAACCGAGCACGGCATGGAACGTGATCTGGTGCCGAAGAGCGGTATCGAGATGGATACGATAGCCTTTGCCGGTTTGCGTGGCAAAGGTTTGCTCCACACGGTGAAGGGTGTATTCCGTTTGGTTGCGAGCTTCGGCACTTGCTTCTCGATACTGGCACGACGTAATCCTGATGTTGTATTGGGTATGGGTGGTTATGTGACGGTGCCGGGTGGTTGGATGGCGAAATTGCGTAGCGTACCGCTGGCCTTGCTGAACGCTGATGCTGCCTTGCTGTTGTCGAATAAAACGCTGACGCCGATTGCACAGCGCGTGCTGTTCGGTTTCCCTGCGGATTTCGGTAGCGCTGCCGATAAAGCGTTGGTGACCGGTAATCCGGTGCGCAAGGAAATCACGGCGCTGACGCCACCGGCAGAACGTTATGCGCAACACACAGGTGCATTGAAAGTGTTGGTTGTTGGCGGCAGTCTCGGTGCGAAAGCATTGAATGATGCCTTGCCTGCAGCGCTGGCTTTGCTTCCTGTGGAGCAACGCCCGGTGATCACGCATCAATCGGGCAAAAAGAATATTGATGCTTTGCGTTCCAATTATGCGCAGGCGAATGTGGATGCAGAAGTGGTCGATTTTATCGATGACATGCCGCGTCGTTATGCAGAAGCCGATCTGGTGATCTGTCGTGCTGGTGCGATCACGGTTTCTGAATTGACGGCAGCCGGCGTCGCCAGCGTTTTGGTGCCGCTGTTGGTATCGACGACAACACATCAGCGTGATAACGCGCTGTGGATGGAACAACAAAATGCGGCGATACATTTGCCGCAAAGTGAATTAAGCGCGCAGGGTTTGGCCGATCTGTTGCAAAACATGACGCGCGAAAAATGCAAACAAATGGCCGAAGCAGCATATGCCAACGGTCGCCGCGATGCGAATGCCGCTATCGCCGATGTACTTGAAAAGTTAGTGAAGAACACATGAAGCACAAAGTCAAAAATATCCATTTCGTAGGCATAGGCGGCAGCGGCATGAGCGGCATTGCCGAAGTGCTGCTGAACCTCGGCTACACGGTATCAGGCTCAGATCTGGGCAGCAATGCTGCGACCCGACGCTTGATCGAGCTGGGCGCAAAAGTGACCTTGGGTCATGCAGCAGAGAATATCGACAAGGCCGATGCGATTGTTACGTCGACTGCGGTCAAGGAAGACAATCCTGAAGTGATCGCCGCTCGTGAGAAGCACATTCCTATCGTGCCGCGCGCAGTCATGTTGGCCGAGTTGATGCGTTTGCGTCGCGGTATCGCGATTGCCGGCACACACGGCAAGACTACGACCACTAGTCTGGTTGCCAGTGTTTTGGCTGAAGGCGGTCTGGATCCGACTTTCGTCATTGGCGGTTTGCTCAATAGCGCAGGCGCGAATGCCAAACTGGGTACCGGCGAATTCATCGTGGCAGAAGCTGACGAGTCAGATGCGTCCTTCCTGAATCTGTCGCCTGTGATTGAAGTCATCACGA is a genomic window containing:
- the mraY gene encoding phospho-N-acetylmuramoyl-pentapeptide-transferase gives rise to the protein MLLWLAQHFQDEIGPLRVFNFITFRAVFATLTALAIGLFFGPAVIRMLTRLKVGQAVRTDGPQTHLIKSGTPTMGGVLILLAIGISTLLWTDLSNRFIWVVLIVTLGFGAVGWVDDYRKVVYKDPKGMASKEKYFWQSVIGLFAAIYLAFSVSAPSNSQFLDLFIAWVQSGFSMDLPPKADLIVPFFKTISYPLGVWGFIALTYFVIVGTSNAVNLTDGLDGLAIMPTVMVGTALGLFAYLTGSANYAKYLFIPHIPGAGELIIFCGAMAGAGLAFLWFNAHPAQVFMGDVGALALGGALGTIAVIVRQEVVLFIMGGIFVVETLSVMLQVAYFKYTKMRTGIGKRVLLMAPLHHHFEQKGWKETQVVVRFWIITMILVLFGLSTLKLR
- the murD gene encoding UDP-N-acetylmuramoyl-L-alanine--D-glutamate ligase, producing MNYAGKHVLVLGLGESGLAMAQWLVRCGASLRVADTREQPDRLPQLREIAADAEFIGGAFNAELLDGIDFVAVSPGLMPSRELATIIPAAQEKEIPLWGEIELFAQALAALKEEKDYTPKVIAITGTNGKTTVTSLVGLLCQRAGLTVQVAGNISPAALDRLHQVVAEDQLPQVWVLELSSFQLHATYSLQADVAAVLNLTQDHLDWHGDMTSYADDKERIFGSNTIRVLNRDDALVMQMATPLARVITFGADEAEQADCFGLVDENGMRWLSVAVEEEEPQKKRRKKDNVELAISTNKLMPVDALKIRGQHNAINALSALALCRAIGLPFAQLLHGLRDYHGEPHRVEHVMTIGGVDYYDDSKGTNVGATVAALNGLGVSQDGASKHLVLIAGGDGKGQDFSPLSDPIAKYARAVLLIGKDADSIRAAVEATGVDLINCATLEEATQKAAELAKSGDAVLLSPACASLDMFKNYAHRAQVFVDTVREIGLSRGEVAA
- the ftsW gene encoding putative lipid II flippase FtsW, whose amino-acid sequence is MKFAFPSFSGASAKKAVNSLDQRSKMMAYDQPLVWVVLLLMLFGMVMVYSASISLPDSPKYARYDNAHFLTRQAMFISVSLIAGLLTFRVRIETWQKLAPYLFVATLILLVLVLVPGVGKGVNGARRWLSFKVFNLQPSELMKLFVVLYAADYTVRKQQVMHKLTKGFMPMTLAIGFVGLLLLLEPDLGAFGVIVCIAMGILFLGGINGIWFGGIGATLVGIFSMVILLSPWRRERIFAYLNPWQEENALGKAYQLSHSLIAFGRGELFGVGLGGSVEKLHYLPEAHTDFLLAVIGEELGFVGVLVVVMAFYWIIKRAFEIGRQAIAIDLTFAGLTAKGIGIWIGVQAFINMGVNLGLLPTKGLTLPLMSYGGSGVLINCIGLAILLRIDYENRVLMRGGRI
- the murG gene encoding undecaprenyldiphospho-muramoylpentapeptide beta-N-acetylglucosaminyltransferase; this translates as MKKLLIMAAGTGGHIFPGLAIAETMKARGWQVTWLGTEHGMERDLVPKSGIEMDTIAFAGLRGKGLLHTVKGVFRLVASFGTCFSILARRNPDVVLGMGGYVTVPGGWMAKLRSVPLALLNADAALLLSNKTLTPIAQRVLFGFPADFGSAADKALVTGNPVRKEITALTPPAERYAQHTGALKVLVVGGSLGAKALNDALPAALALLPVEQRPVITHQSGKKNIDALRSNYAQANVDAEVVDFIDDMPRRYAEADLVICRAGAITVSELTAAGVASVLVPLLVSTTTHQRDNALWMEQQNAAIHLPQSELSAQGLADLLQNMTREKCKQMAEAAYANGRRDANAAIADVLEKLVKNT